The proteins below come from a single Oerskovia jenensis genomic window:
- a CDS encoding DUF4229 domain-containing protein: MVIYSALRLAIFAVLFVVLYALNLGHWVVCAVIAAVLAFLVSYLALRGPRERAAQYLADRSARRKATGEQFSREIEDDAAFEDAAVEAADTAAERADRPGRTQAPNA, from the coding sequence ATGGTCATCTACTCCGCGCTGCGCCTGGCGATCTTCGCGGTCCTCTTCGTCGTCCTGTACGCCCTGAACCTGGGTCACTGGGTCGTGTGCGCGGTCATCGCGGCCGTCCTGGCGTTCCTGGTCTCCTACCTCGCGCTGCGCGGTCCGCGCGAGCGGGCCGCCCAGTACCTCGCCGACCGCTCCGCGCGGCGCAAGGCCACGGGCGAGCAGTTCTCGCGCGAGATCGAGGACGACGCGGCGTTCGAGGACGCTGCCGTCGAGGCCGCGGACACGGCCGCGGAGCGCGCCGACCGTCCGGGGCGCACCCAGGCCCCGAACGCCTAG
- a CDS encoding 1,4-dihydroxy-2-naphthoate polyprenyltransferase, translating to MATSAEWVAGARLRTLPAAAAPVLVGSGAAAQVDSFAFWPALLALGVALALQVGVNYANDYSDGVRGTDVDRVGPMRLTASGAALASQVRNAAFACFGVAAVLGLGLVALTGHWWLLAVGALAIVAAWFYTGGKNPYGYRGLGEVGVFVFFGLVAVLGTTYTQAGRVTWVAGVGAVAVGLLACALLMINNVRDIPTDVLAGKRTVAVRLGDFRARRAYVAMIWVPLLLGLVCAFAAPWSLLVLLLLLPAVLLTLPVIAGARGPLLVPVLAGTGMFELGYGVLLGLGLAL from the coding sequence ATGGCCACCTCAGCCGAATGGGTCGCAGGCGCACGCCTGCGCACCCTCCCCGCGGCTGCCGCACCCGTCCTCGTCGGCTCGGGCGCTGCCGCCCAGGTCGACTCCTTCGCGTTCTGGCCCGCCCTCCTGGCGCTCGGCGTCGCGCTCGCGCTCCAGGTCGGGGTGAACTACGCGAACGACTACTCGGACGGGGTGCGCGGGACGGACGTCGACCGCGTCGGGCCCATGCGGCTCACCGCGTCGGGAGCGGCGCTCGCGTCCCAGGTGCGCAACGCGGCCTTCGCGTGCTTCGGCGTCGCGGCGGTGCTGGGTCTGGGCCTCGTGGCTCTCACGGGGCACTGGTGGCTCCTGGCCGTCGGGGCGCTCGCGATCGTCGCGGCCTGGTTCTACACGGGCGGCAAGAACCCCTACGGGTACCGGGGGCTCGGGGAGGTCGGGGTGTTCGTGTTCTTCGGGCTCGTCGCGGTCCTGGGCACCACCTACACGCAGGCCGGCCGCGTGACGTGGGTCGCGGGGGTCGGGGCCGTGGCCGTGGGCCTGCTCGCGTGCGCGCTCCTGATGATCAACAACGTCCGGGACATCCCCACGGACGTGCTCGCGGGAAAGCGCACCGTCGCCGTGCGCCTCGGCGACTTCCGTGCCCGGCGCGCGTACGTCGCCATGATCTGGGTCCCGCTCCTGCTGGGCTTGGTGTGCGCGTTCGCGGCGCCGTGGTCGCTGCTCGTGCTGCTCCTGCTGCTGCCCGCGGTGCTGCTGACCCTGCCCGTGATCGCCGGGGCCCGTGGCCCGCTCCTCGTCCCGGTCCTCGCGGGGACCGGGATGTTCGAGCTCGGGTACGGGGTGCTGCTGGGCCTGGGGCTCGCGCTCTAG
- a CDS encoding AMP-binding protein has protein sequence MPRADGPAPADVTDLRAAVSDALTGRGPAFAPSPLAFSGPLPEGTALVLRTSGSTGLPREVALSATALVASARATHERLGGDAQWLLTLPPTHVAGLQVVLRSVVAGTELVTADLDVPFTASGFAAAAARMDGDRRYVSLVPTQLHRLLHPDAGPGAEAALDALRSFDAILLGGAAASPVLLAGAHEAGARVVTTYGMTETSGGCVYDGVALAGVRVRVVDGSSGRSLPAGAVGVVEISGPVLATGYLGDEALTAETFRTGPDGSTWFRTSDLGSLDPDGVLTVIGRADDVIVTGGVNVAPAAVEAVLAAALTGSDRLGEVCVVGVPDPEWGQRIVAVVEVAGDVHDAPARDGALLARARDAVTTTLGPPAAPRDVLVVAALPRRGPGKIDRAAVTDLATRTAPRTH, from the coding sequence CCGCGGTCTCCGACGCCCTCACCGGGCGCGGACCGGCGTTCGCACCCTCGCCGCTCGCGTTCTCGGGGCCGCTCCCCGAGGGGACGGCCCTCGTGCTGCGGACCTCGGGCTCGACGGGGCTGCCCCGCGAGGTCGCCCTGAGCGCGACGGCCCTCGTCGCGTCGGCGCGCGCGACGCACGAGCGCCTCGGCGGGGACGCTCAGTGGCTCCTGACCCTGCCCCCCACGCACGTGGCCGGCCTCCAGGTGGTCCTGCGGTCGGTCGTCGCCGGGACCGAGCTCGTCACCGCGGACCTCGACGTCCCGTTCACCGCGAGCGGCTTCGCCGCTGCCGCCGCCCGCATGGACGGGGACCGCCGGTACGTCTCGCTCGTCCCGACCCAGCTCCACCGGCTGCTCCACCCCGACGCCGGCCCGGGCGCCGAGGCCGCGCTCGACGCGCTGCGCTCGTTCGACGCGATCCTCCTCGGCGGCGCAGCGGCGTCGCCCGTGCTCCTCGCCGGAGCGCACGAGGCCGGTGCCCGGGTCGTGACGACCTACGGCATGACCGAGACGAGCGGCGGCTGCGTGTACGACGGCGTCGCGCTCGCGGGCGTCCGGGTGCGGGTCGTCGACGGGTCGTCCGGGCGGTCGCTGCCCGCCGGGGCCGTCGGGGTCGTGGAGATCTCGGGTCCCGTGCTGGCCACGGGGTACCTCGGCGACGAGGCGCTCACGGCCGAGACCTTCCGCACCGGCCCCGACGGGTCGACGTGGTTCCGGACGAGCGACCTGGGCTCGCTCGACCCGGACGGCGTCCTGACGGTGATCGGACGCGCGGACGACGTCATCGTGACCGGCGGGGTCAACGTGGCGCCGGCAGCGGTCGAGGCCGTGCTCGCCGCGGCGCTCACGGGCAGCGACCGGCTCGGTGAGGTCTGCGTCGTCGGGGTGCCGGACCCGGAGTGGGGGCAACGGATCGTCGCGGTCGTCGAGGTCGCGGGCGACGTCCACGACGCCCCGGCGAGGGACGGGGCGCTGCTGGCCAGGGCCCGCGACGCGGTCACGACTACGCTGGGACCGCCCGCCGCACCCCGCGACGTGCTCGTCGTCGCGGCCCTGCCTCGCCGTGGGCCGGGCAAGATCGACCGGGCGGCCGTGACCGACCTCGCCACCCGCACCGCACCACGCACCCACTGA